The following proteins are encoded in a genomic region of Agelaius phoeniceus isolate bAgePho1 chromosome 17, bAgePho1.hap1, whole genome shotgun sequence:
- the RBM12 gene encoding RNA-binding protein 12 produces the protein MAVVIRLQGLPIVAGTMDIRHFFSGLTIPDGGVHIVGGELGEAFIVFATDEDARLGMMRTGGTIKGSKVTLLLSSKTEMQNMIELSRRRFETANLDMPPANASRSGPPPSSGMSGRVNLPTTVPNFNNPSPSVVTASTTVHESNKNISTFSTASIGTAPPNLGSTFGSPTFSSTIPSTASPMNTVPPPPIPPIPAMPSLPPMPSIPPIPVPPPVPTLPPVPPVPPIPPVPPVPPMTPLPPISGMPPMNPPPVAPLPTGVNGSGAAVNMNSGLNPLFIGPMNPVNPIQMNSQGSVKPIPINPDDLYVSVHGMPFTATESDVKDFFLGLRVDAVHMLKDHVGRNNGNGLVKFFSPQDTFEALKRNRMLMIQRYVEVSPATERQWVAAGGHITFKQTMGPSGQAHPPPQAHPRSKSPSGQKRSRSRSPHEHGFCVYLKGLPFESENKHVIDFFKKLDIVEDSIYIAYGPNGKAIGEGFVEFRNEADYKAALCHHKQYIGNRFIQVHPITKKAMLEKIDMIRKRLQNFSYDQREILMNAEGESGLPKLCAHISNIPYNITKIEILQFLEGLAVEENSVQILLDNNGQGLGQALVQFKAEDDARKAERLHRKKLNGRDVNLRLITVEEMRDIERNPASQGKKILKIPIQGNAAVPGAQGPGGDEHAFLGGNAKEANNGPPFNFPGNFSGSGTFGPPLPPPGIGGFPDSRPGLPTVAASGLPGASIEVPGFAGGPANLSGPAGFAGGPQTFGNGPGNLSGPPAFGAGPPAIASGLGHLSGPPGFGPGPGNIHIGGPPGFGTGSGKPGPTVIKVQNMPFTVSVDEILDFFYGYQVIPGSVCLKYNEKGMPTGEAMVAFESRDEAMAAVVDLNDRPIGSRKVKLVLG, from the coding sequence ATGGCTGTGGTCATCCGCTTGCAAGGTCTCCCGATTGTGGCGGGGACCATGGACATTCGCCACTTCTTCTCTGGATTGACCATTCCTGATGGGGGCGTGCATATTGTAGGGGGTGAACTGGGTGAGGCTTTCATCGTTTTTGCCACTGATGAAGATGCAAGGCTTGGTATGATGCGCACAGGTGGTACAATTAAAGGGTCAAAAGTAACGTTGTTGCTGAGCAGTAAAACTGAAATGCAGAACATGATAGAGCTCAGTCGTAGGCGTTTTGAAACTGCCAATCTAGATATGCCACCAGCAAATGCTAGCAGGTCAGGACCACCACCTAGTTCTGGAATGAGTGGAAGGGTTAACTTACCTACTACTGTACCTAACTTTAATAATCCTTCTCCTAGTGTAGTAACTGCTTCTACTACCGTGCATGAAAGCAATAAAAACATATCCACATTTTCTACTGCCAGTATTGGCACTGCACCTCCAAATCTTGGGAGTACCTTTGGTAGTCCAACATTTAGCTCAACCATACCTAGCACAGCATCCCCAATGAACACAGTACCTCCTCCACCAATCCCTCCTATCCCAGCTATGCCATCTTTGCCACCAATGCCTTCTATTCCCCCTATACCTGTTCCACCTCCTGTACCCACACTGCCTCCTGTTCCTCCAGTTCCTCCAAtaccccctgtgccccctgtacCTCCAATGACGCCTCTGCCTCCCATATCAGGAATGCCTCCTATGAATCCTCCACCTGTAGCACCCTTACCCACTGGAGTGAATGGGTCTGGAGCAGCAGTGAATATGAACAGCGGCTTGAATCCATTGTTTATTGGTCCCATGAATCCTGTAAATCCTATCCAGATGAATTCTCAAGGTAGTGTCAAGCCAATTCCAATCAATCCAGATGATTTGTATGTCAGCGTTCATGGAATGCCCTTTACTGCAACAGAATCTGATGTGAAAGACTTTTTCCTTGGGCTTCGTGTGGATGCAGTCCATATGCTGAAGGATCATGTAGGTCGAAATAATGGAAATGGACTAGTTaagtttttttctcctcaagaTACATTTGAAGCACTGAAGCGAAACAGAATGCTGATGATTCAGCGCTATGTTGAAGTTAGTCCTGCAACAGAGAGACAGTGGGTAGCTGCTGGAGGCCACATAACTTTCAAGCAAACCATGGGTCCCTCTGGGCAGGCACATCCTCCTCCCCAGGCTCATCCTAGGTCCAAATCTCCCAGTGGACAGAAAAGGTCGCGGTCAAGATCTCCCCATGAGCACGGTTTCTGTGTTTATTTGAAAGGTCTTCCCTTTGAATCAGAGAACAAACATgtgatagatttttttaaaaagctggaTATAGTTGAGGACAGCATTTATATAGCTTATGGACCCAATGGGAAGGCAATTGGGGAGGGGTTTGTTGAATTTAGGAATGAAGCTGATTATAAAGCAGCTTTGTGTCATCATAAGCAGTACATAGGGAATCGCTTCATTCAGGTACATCCAATTACGAAAAAGGCAATGTTAGAAAAGATAGATATGATTCGTAAAAGATTGCAGAACTTCAGCTATGACCAGAGAGAAATTCTGATGAATGCGGAGGGAGAATCAGGCTTGCCAAAACTGTGTGCGCATATATCTAATATTCCATACAATATAACAAAAATTGAAATACTTCAGTTTCTAGAGGGACTGGCAGTGGAAGAAAACTCTGTGCAAATTCTTCTTGATAATAATGGGCAAGGTTTAGGACAAGCACTGGTTCAGTTTAAAGCTGAAGATGATGCTCGTAAGGCAGAACGCTTGCACCGTAAAAAGCTGAATGGAAGAGATGTTAATTTGCGTTTGATAACTGTAGAAGAAATGAGAGATATTGAGAGAAACCCAGCATCTCAAGGAAAAAAGATCCTGAAAATACCGAtccagggaaatgcagctgtgccaggagcacagggcCCTGGTGGGGATGAGCATGCCTTCTTGGGGGGAAATGCTAAAGAAGCAAATAATGGTCCTCCGTTTAATTTCCCTGGTAATTTCAGTGGGTCTGGCACATTTGGTCCCCCTTTACCGCCACCTGGAATAGGTGGCTTTCCTGATTCTAGACCAGGGTTACCAACAGTTGCAGCTAGTGGTTTACCTGGTGCAAGTATTGAGGTACCAGGTTTTGCAGGTGGTCCTGCTAATTTGAGTGGACCAGCAGGTTTTGCAGGGGGTCCTCAGACATTTGGTAATGGTCCTGGCAATTTAAGTGGGCCCCCTGCCTTTGGTGCTGGTCCTCCAGCAATTGCTAGCGGTCTTGGACATTTGAGTGGACCTCCAGGGTTTGGACCCGGACCAGGAAACATACATATTGGTGGACCCCCAGGTTTTGGAACAGGGTCTGGGAAGCCAGGGCCAACTGTCATTAAAGTGCAGAATATGCCCTTTACAGTTTCGGTGGATGAAATTTTGGATTTCTTTTATGGTTACCAAGTGATCCCTGGTTCAGTGTGcttaaaatataatgaaaaaggCATGCCCACTGGAGAAGCAATGGTTGCATTTGAGTCTCGTGATGAAGCTATGGCAGCTGTTGTTGATTTAAATGACAGGCCTATAGGTTCCAGAAAAGTAAAACTTGTATTAGGGTAG
- the LOC129127629 gene encoding copine-1 — translation MVLPSCFPNTLDGCVRVPGGAGRGLAEPPRRDLSSRSDSLCVLPQDAGDGRWAELDHMEEVKNCQDPEFCKKLVVDYYFDKVQKLKFSVYDIDTSPLI, via the exons ATGGTCTTACCTAGTTGCTTCCCAAATACCTTAG ATGGCTGCGTGCGTGTCCCGGGTGGAGCTGGCCGTGGCCTGGCGGAGCCTCCTCGACGGGACCTGAGCTCCAGGTCGGACTCCCTCTGCGTCCTGCCGCAGGACGCGGGCGATGGCCGGTGGGCTGAG CTAGATCACATGGAAGAGGTCAAGAACTGCCAAGACCCTGAATTCTGCAAGAAACTGGTTGTGGACTACTACTTTGACAAAGTACAGAAGCTAAAATTCAGCGTGTATGATATTGATACAAGTCCTTTGATTTAA